One region of Piliocolobus tephrosceles isolate RC106 unplaced genomic scaffold, ASM277652v3 unscaffolded_16659, whole genome shotgun sequence genomic DNA includes:
- the LOC111535153 gene encoding HLA class II histocompatibility antigen, DRB1-4 beta chain has translation AVRVGPVKVPSARTGPGAPDGGVAVSVFSGDRPCDRILRVPTARFLEQGKSECHFFNGTERVRFLERYIYNQEEYVRFDSGVGEYRAVSELGRPDAEYWNSQKDYLEQKRAQVDNYCRHNYGVGESFTVQRRVQPKVTVYPAKTQPLQHHNLLVCSVNGFYPGSIEVRWFRNGQEEKAGVVSTGLIQNGDWTFQTLVMLETVPQSGEVYTCQVEHPSVTSPLTVEWRAQSESAQSKMLSGVGGFVLGLLFLGAGLFIYFRNQKGHTGLQPTGLLS, from the exons GCGGTGCGGGTGGGGCCGGTTAAGGTTCCCAGTGCCCGCACCGGCCCAGGAGCCCCGGATGGCGGCGTCGCTGTCAGTGTCTTCTCTGGAGACCGCCCGTGTGACCGGATCCTTCGTGTCCCCACAGCACGTTTCTTGGAGCAGGGTAAGTCTGAGTGTCACTTCTTCAACGGGACGGAGCGGGTGCGATTCCTGGAGAGATACATCTATAACCAGGAGGAGTACGTGCGCTTCGACAGCGGCGTGGGGGAGTACCGGGCGGTGTCGGAGCTGGGGAGGCCTGATGCCGAGTACTGGAACAGCCAGAAGGACTACCTGGAGCAGAAGAGGGCCCAGGTGGACAATTACTGCAGACACAACTACGGGGTTGGTGAGAGCTTCACAGTGCAGCGGCGAG tcCAACCTAAGGTGACTGTGTATCCTGCAAAGACCCAGCCCCTGCAGCACCACAACCTCCTGGTCTGCTCTGTGAATGGTTTCTATCCAGGCAGCATTGAAGTCAGGTGGTTCCGGAACGGCCAGGAAGAGAAGGCTGGGGTGGTGTCCACAGGCCTGATCCAGAATGGAGACTGGACCTTCCAGACCCTGGTGATGCTGGAAACAGTTCCTCAGAGTGGAGAGGTTTACACCTGCCAAGTGGAGCACCCAAGCGTGACCAGCCCTCTCACAGTGGAATGGA GAGCACAGTCTGAATCTGCACAGAGCAAGATGCTGAGTGGAGTCGGGGGCTTTGTGCTGGGCCTGCTCTTCCTTGGGGCCGGGCTGTTCATCTACTTCAGGAATCAGAAAG GACACACTGGACTTCAGCCAACAG gactcctgagctga